In Hamadaea flava, a genomic segment contains:
- a CDS encoding PhzF family phenazine biosynthesis protein — MRIRIIDAFTEEAFRGNQAGVCVLPDGDWPDEGWMQRVAAELNCAETAFTRPAGERWGLRWFTPATEVAMCGHATLATAHALHEDGLADEVRFATLSGELRTAVGPDGLITMDFPVSPPTPADAPPSLVDSLGVRPLGVYDTGDLGDLLVELPSATAVRELRPDLAGLAGLGTRCVIVTAPAEPGSGQDFVSRVFCPGVGVPEDPVTGSAHTALAPFWSMRFGVTSLVGLQASPRSGQVRVELRGSRVILQGYAVTVLDGVLTERAVRS, encoded by the coding sequence ATGCGGATCAGGATCATCGACGCCTTCACCGAGGAGGCGTTCCGGGGCAACCAGGCGGGCGTGTGCGTGCTGCCCGACGGCGACTGGCCGGACGAGGGCTGGATGCAGCGGGTCGCAGCCGAGCTGAACTGCGCCGAGACGGCGTTCACCCGGCCCGCCGGGGAGCGGTGGGGACTGCGCTGGTTCACACCGGCCACCGAGGTCGCGATGTGCGGGCACGCGACGCTGGCGACCGCGCACGCGCTGCACGAGGACGGCCTCGCCGACGAGGTCCGGTTCGCCACGCTCAGCGGCGAGCTGCGTACCGCGGTCGGGCCGGACGGGCTGATCACGATGGACTTCCCGGTCAGCCCGCCCACGCCGGCCGACGCTCCGCCGTCGCTTGTGGACTCGCTCGGCGTCCGGCCGCTCGGCGTCTACGACACCGGCGACCTGGGCGACCTCCTCGTCGAGCTGCCGTCGGCGACCGCCGTGCGCGAGCTGCGCCCCGATCTGGCGGGTCTCGCCGGACTCGGCACCCGCTGCGTCATCGTCACGGCGCCCGCCGAACCCGGCTCCGGCCAGGACTTCGTCTCCCGCGTCTTCTGCCCCGGCGTGGGCGTACCGGAGGATCCGGTCACCGGCAGCGCGCATACCGCGCTCGCCCCGTTCTGGAGCATGCGATTCGGCGTGACGTCGCTCGTGGGCCTGCAGGCCTCGCCACGCTCCGGCCAGGTTCGCGTCGAGCTGCGCGGCTCGCGCGTGATTCTCCAGGGGTACGCCGTGACGGTGCTGGACGGAGTCCTGACGGAGCGGGCGGTGCGCTCGTGA
- a CDS encoding metallophosphoesterase, producing the protein MKRWSLLACTFLLVGLSTPAYAAPAPGTPASAAPGDTVLVGAGDIAACGSGSARTAKLLDDIPGTVFTLGDNVYPDGSARNFDRCYDPTWGRHRDRTRPTVGNHDYRTDGAAPYFAYFGERAGDPELGYYSYDLGGWHVVVVNSNCDQVDCDRQLRWLAADLTASKAECTVSMWHHPLFTSGLDHRPAKWMSPFFEVLYAHGVELNLSGHNHNYERFKPLDGSGEVDLERGVLPIVVGTGGASHYGFDRVRPHSVVRNEDTYGVLKLALRPDSYAYQFMPVTGKSFTDSGSGTCH; encoded by the coding sequence GTGAAGCGCTGGAGCCTGCTCGCCTGCACCTTCCTGCTCGTCGGCCTCAGCACCCCGGCGTACGCCGCCCCAGCGCCCGGCACACCGGCGTCCGCCGCTCCGGGTGACACGGTGCTGGTCGGGGCGGGCGACATCGCCGCCTGCGGCAGCGGCTCGGCGCGTACGGCGAAGCTGCTGGACGACATCCCGGGCACGGTGTTCACCCTCGGCGACAACGTCTACCCGGACGGCAGCGCGCGCAATTTCGACCGCTGCTACGACCCGACCTGGGGCCGCCACCGCGACCGGACCCGGCCGACGGTCGGCAACCACGACTACCGCACCGACGGGGCCGCGCCGTACTTCGCGTACTTCGGCGAGCGCGCGGGCGATCCCGAGCTGGGCTACTACTCCTACGACCTCGGCGGCTGGCACGTCGTGGTGGTCAACTCCAACTGCGACCAGGTCGACTGCGACCGGCAGCTGCGCTGGCTGGCGGCCGACCTGACGGCGTCGAAGGCCGAATGCACCGTCTCGATGTGGCACCACCCGCTGTTCACCTCAGGTCTCGATCACCGCCCGGCGAAGTGGATGAGCCCGTTCTTCGAGGTCCTGTACGCCCACGGCGTCGAGCTGAACCTGAGCGGCCACAACCACAACTACGAGCGGTTCAAGCCGCTCGACGGGTCGGGTGAGGTGGACCTCGAACGGGGTGTGCTGCCGATCGTGGTGGGCACGGGCGGCGCCTCGCACTACGGCTTCGACCGCGTACGCCCCCACTCGGTGGTGCGCAACGAAGACACCTACGGCGTGCTGAAGCTGGCCCTGCGCCCCGACTCGTACGCGTACCAGTTCATGCCGGTGACCGGGAAGTCGTTCACCGACTCCGGCTCCGGAACCTGCCACTGA
- a CDS encoding IclR family transcriptional regulator yields the protein MTALDKAFDVLESLAEHERVTDIATATGLPKSTVHRILRALVDRGFARSDGNGGYLPGPRIFTLAGKVTHRFDPARQAGPALARLRDTTGHTVHFALRTGDEAVYIEKLMGLRPYQMTSRIGMTIDLHSTAIGKAILADQTDDEVTAFCERSGLPRRTPNTRTTPVALLADLAQVRVRGYAVDDEENEAGIVCVGAAVHDHAGRLIGGISVSTLRHEVSTSDAYAFGPTVVAAAREASQSLGAP from the coding sequence ATGACCGCCCTCGACAAGGCCTTCGACGTGCTGGAAAGCCTCGCCGAGCACGAACGCGTGACCGACATCGCGACCGCGACCGGGCTGCCGAAGTCGACCGTGCACCGCATCCTGCGGGCGCTCGTCGACCGGGGTTTCGCGCGCAGCGACGGCAACGGCGGCTACCTGCCTGGACCCCGGATCTTCACGCTCGCGGGGAAGGTCACGCACCGGTTCGACCCCGCTCGGCAGGCCGGTCCGGCGCTGGCGCGGCTGCGCGACACCACCGGGCACACGGTGCACTTCGCGCTGCGTACGGGGGACGAGGCGGTCTACATCGAGAAGCTGATGGGACTACGCCCCTACCAGATGACCTCCCGGATCGGCATGACGATCGACCTCCACTCGACGGCGATCGGCAAGGCGATCCTGGCGGACCAGACCGACGACGAGGTCACGGCGTTCTGCGAACGTTCCGGGCTGCCCCGGCGTACGCCGAACACGCGCACCACGCCGGTCGCGTTGCTGGCCGACCTCGCCCAGGTACGCGTACGGGGTTATGCCGTGGACGACGAGGAGAACGAAGCCGGGATCGTCTGTGTCGGGGCGGCCGTCCACGACCACGCCGGCCGGCTCATCGGCGGGATCAGCGTGTCCACGCTGCGCCACGAGGTGTCCACATCAGACGCGTACGCCTTCGGCCCGACCGTCGTGGCGGCGGCGCGCGAGGCTTCCCAGTCCCTCGGCGCCCCCTGA
- a CDS encoding HAD family hydrolase — protein MIKAVVFDVGETLIDETRIWTRWAQRLGVPVFTFLGALGGAAALDRPHRDIFEMFEPGFDVDDAVSRWAVDDPDGLRENFDAEDLYPDVRAALGELRGRGLRVVIAGNQPPQARDALARMDLPADAIFTSAEWGVEKPEPAFFTKVAEVARAAPAAICYVGDRLDNDVLPAAHAGMMPVLIRRGPWGFLHATRPQADRATVIDSLTELPDLLAPR, from the coding sequence ATGATCAAGGCGGTGGTCTTCGACGTCGGTGAGACCCTCATCGACGAGACCCGGATCTGGACGCGCTGGGCGCAGCGGCTGGGCGTACCGGTGTTCACGTTCCTCGGCGCGCTCGGCGGCGCGGCCGCCCTCGACCGCCCGCACCGGGACATCTTCGAGATGTTCGAGCCAGGGTTCGATGTGGACGACGCCGTCTCCCGGTGGGCCGTGGACGACCCGGACGGGCTGCGCGAGAACTTCGACGCCGAGGACCTCTACCCCGACGTCCGGGCCGCACTCGGCGAGCTGCGCGGACGAGGGCTGCGGGTGGTCATCGCGGGCAACCAGCCGCCGCAGGCGCGAGACGCGCTGGCGCGCATGGATCTGCCCGCCGACGCGATCTTCACCTCCGCCGAATGGGGCGTGGAGAAGCCGGAACCCGCCTTCTTCACCAAGGTCGCGGAGGTGGCGCGGGCCGCGCCCGCGGCCATCTGCTACGTCGGCGACCGGCTCGACAACGACGTGCTCCCCGCCGCGCATGCCGGGATGATGCCGGTGCTGATTCGCCGGGGGCCCTGGGGTTTCCTGCACGCCACCCGGCCGCAGGCCGACCGGGCGACGGTCATCGACTCGCTCACCGAACTCCCCGACCTCCTCGCTCCCCGCTGA
- a CDS encoding DUF4235 domain-containing protein, translated as MNANKIMYKPVGLIGGALAGVLAGIAFKQVWRLASGEPDAPKATDESSHWPEILLAAAVQGAIFAVVKAAVDRGGAQSFRRLTGKWPA; from the coding sequence ATGAACGCGAACAAGATCATGTACAAGCCGGTGGGCCTCATCGGCGGCGCGTTGGCGGGCGTACTCGCCGGCATTGCGTTCAAGCAGGTCTGGCGGCTCGCCTCGGGCGAACCCGACGCGCCCAAGGCGACCGATGAGAGCAGCCACTGGCCGGAGATCCTGCTCGCGGCGGCGGTGCAGGGCGCGATCTTCGCTGTCGTCAAGGCGGCCGTCGACCGTGGGGGCGCGCAGAGCTTCCGCCGGCTCACCGGGAAATGGCCCGCCTGA
- a CDS encoding DUF3052 domain-containing protein: MSATAGQAADGVRSLADRFGVEPDMVVMEMGYDEDVDHDLRDALIDRCGELVDEDTDEVVDAVLLWYRDGDGDLVDLLVDALTPLADNGVVWLLTPKAGRDGHVEPSDISESAPTAGLAQTTTLSAGKDWAAARLVAPKAARSKR, encoded by the coding sequence GTGAGCGCGACCGCTGGTCAGGCCGCCGATGGCGTACGCAGCCTGGCGGACCGGTTCGGTGTTGAGCCGGACATGGTGGTCATGGAGATGGGATACGACGAGGACGTCGACCACGATCTCCGTGACGCGCTGATTGACCGCTGCGGGGAGCTGGTCGACGAGGACACCGACGAGGTGGTCGACGCGGTACTGCTGTGGTACCGCGACGGCGACGGGGATCTGGTCGATCTGCTGGTCGACGCCCTTACTCCGCTGGCCGACAACGGGGTGGTCTGGTTGCTGACCCCCAAGGCCGGCCGAGACGGTCACGTCGAGCCCAGTGACATCAGCGAATCCGCACCGACTGCGGGTCTCGCCCAGACCACCACGCTGAGCGCGGGCAAGGACTGGGCCGCCGCCCGTCTCGTCGCGCCGAAGGCGGCGCGCTCGAAGCGTTAG
- a CDS encoding MOSC domain-containing protein encodes MAYVISVNLGVRRETEASEVGVTGIDKRPVLEPVFVQAPGPRDTGIGSGLTGDVVCDRRHHGGDVQAVYAYAREDLDWWSGELGRDLPGGCFGENLTTSGLDVTGALMGERWRVGDDLVLEVTDPRIPCGTFAAWMAEQGWVKTFTKVARPGAYLRVVSPGLVRAGDSIEVLDRPADGVTIGEAFRAVTLEPALLPRLLTGDGVTEGFRDKARRRLTR; translated from the coding sequence GTGGCGTATGTGATCTCGGTGAATCTGGGCGTACGGCGGGAGACGGAGGCCTCCGAGGTCGGGGTCACCGGCATCGACAAGCGACCGGTCCTCGAGCCGGTCTTCGTGCAGGCGCCCGGCCCCCGCGACACGGGCATCGGCAGCGGGCTCACCGGCGACGTCGTCTGCGACCGCCGCCACCACGGCGGCGACGTCCAGGCGGTCTACGCGTACGCCCGGGAGGACCTCGACTGGTGGTCCGGTGAACTGGGCCGGGACCTGCCGGGCGGCTGCTTCGGCGAGAACCTGACGACGTCCGGCCTGGACGTCACCGGGGCGTTGATGGGCGAGCGCTGGCGCGTCGGCGACGACCTCGTCCTGGAGGTCACCGATCCGCGCATCCCATGCGGCACCTTCGCCGCCTGGATGGCCGAACAGGGCTGGGTCAAGACGTTCACGAAGGTCGCACGACCGGGTGCGTACCTGCGGGTGGTGTCGCCCGGCCTGGTCCGGGCCGGCGACTCGATCGAGGTCCTGGATCGTCCGGCCGACGGGGTCACCATCGGCGAGGCGTTCCGGGCCGTCACCCTCGAACCGGCCCTGCTGCCCCGGCTACTCACCGGCGACGGGGTCACCGAGGGGTTCCGGGACAAGGCCCGACGCCGCCTCACCCGGTGA
- a CDS encoding DUF4139 domain-containing protein, which produces MSAVEIAAPITAVTVFPDRARVTRSGSATLSSGEQQVAIGPLPLGLQRDSIRVTGRGPATVLGVDLVTRRAAEPSDDVVTALEAELREIDAQTAALADADQVATARVAFLERLAMRTASALSTAEMDRVGTFADGLDAQHTEVLKARRERERLRDDLLKRRAATERRLADLRGRRQPDRLLAIVTLAATEAGEADLDLSYVVTGASWTSTFDLRLTGERLDLSWFALVTQQTGEDWPECDLRLSTARPAGALSVPELDPWYVDILRAVPAPAAYAMAEMDFAVAGSAAPRAPGAAPAPQVMAAKRARAPMQEAVATVDQGPVAATYRPQRPIAVPADGTGHRTVIGTFEMQARLDYVTAPVTAEDAVLRATVVNSTTHTLPPGRASLFHDGDFVGATALEPWAPEEERELALGVDDRVRVERELTKRSASKATLGSTRRTETEYEIRVANHADRAITVTVLDQLPVTRDGAITVKETIAEPAPAERSDLGVLTWKLALAPQGTAKIRFGVRVEAAKGVEIAGWRD; this is translated from the coding sequence ATGAGCGCCGTCGAGATCGCCGCCCCGATCACCGCCGTCACCGTCTTCCCCGACCGGGCCCGGGTCACCCGGTCCGGTTCGGCCACCCTGAGTTCCGGCGAACAGCAGGTGGCGATCGGGCCGCTGCCGCTCGGACTCCAGCGTGACTCGATCCGGGTCACCGGACGCGGCCCGGCGACCGTCCTCGGCGTCGACCTCGTCACCCGGCGGGCCGCCGAACCCAGCGACGACGTCGTGACCGCGTTGGAGGCCGAACTCCGCGAGATCGACGCGCAGACCGCCGCGCTCGCCGACGCCGACCAGGTCGCGACCGCGCGCGTCGCCTTCCTGGAGCGGCTGGCGATGCGCACGGCGAGTGCGCTGTCCACGGCCGAGATGGACCGGGTCGGCACCTTCGCGGACGGGCTGGACGCGCAGCACACGGAGGTGCTGAAGGCACGCCGCGAGCGCGAACGACTGCGCGACGATCTGCTCAAGCGCCGGGCGGCCACCGAACGCCGGCTGGCCGACCTCCGGGGACGCCGGCAGCCCGACCGCCTGCTCGCGATCGTCACGCTGGCCGCGACCGAAGCCGGCGAGGCGGACCTCGACCTCAGCTACGTCGTCACCGGCGCGAGCTGGACCAGCACCTTCGACCTGCGGCTGACCGGGGAACGGCTCGACCTGAGCTGGTTCGCCCTCGTCACGCAGCAGACCGGCGAGGACTGGCCGGAATGCGACCTGCGGCTGTCGACGGCCCGTCCGGCGGGCGCGCTGTCGGTGCCCGAACTGGACCCGTGGTACGTCGACATCCTCCGGGCGGTCCCGGCGCCGGCCGCGTACGCCATGGCGGAGATGGACTTCGCGGTCGCCGGATCTGCCGCGCCACGCGCTCCGGGCGCTGCGCCCGCACCGCAGGTCATGGCGGCCAAGCGGGCCCGCGCGCCGATGCAGGAGGCGGTCGCGACGGTCGACCAGGGGCCGGTCGCGGCGACCTACCGTCCACAACGGCCGATCGCCGTGCCCGCCGACGGGACCGGTCACCGCACCGTCATCGGCACCTTCGAGATGCAGGCGCGGCTCGACTACGTGACCGCGCCGGTGACCGCCGAGGACGCGGTGCTGCGCGCGACCGTGGTCAACTCCACGACGCATACGCTGCCGCCGGGCCGCGCCTCCCTCTTCCACGACGGCGACTTCGTCGGCGCGACCGCCCTGGAACCGTGGGCCCCGGAGGAGGAGCGCGAACTGGCCCTGGGCGTCGACGACCGCGTACGCGTGGAGCGGGAGCTCACCAAGCGCAGCGCCTCCAAAGCGACCCTGGGCAGCACTCGCCGGACCGAGACGGAGTACGAGATCCGGGTGGCCAACCATGCCGACCGGGCGATCACGGTCACCGTCCTCGACCAGCTCCCCGTCACCCGGGACGGGGCGATCACGGTCAAGGAGACGATCGCCGAGCCCGCCCCGGCCGAGCGCTCCGACCTCGGCGTGCTCACCTGGAAGCTGGCCCTGGCCCCACAGGGCACGGCGAAGATCCGGTTCGGCGTACGCGTCGAGGCCGCCAAGGGTGTGGAGATCGCGGGCTGGCGGGACTAG
- a CDS encoding GNAT family N-acetyltransferase codes for MIRPATRSDVPAILAMIAELAEFEKAPQEAVATAEQLDEALFGPNPAAYAHVAVDSAGETVGFALWFLNFSTWRGVHGIYLEDLYVRPAARGGGHGKALLRELARICVERGYARLDWWVLDWNPARSFYESLGASALTEWVPYRLTDDALTALAAGE; via the coding sequence GTGATCCGGCCGGCGACCCGCTCCGACGTCCCGGCGATCCTGGCGATGATCGCCGAGCTGGCCGAGTTCGAGAAGGCCCCACAGGAGGCGGTCGCCACCGCCGAGCAACTGGACGAGGCACTTTTCGGGCCGAATCCCGCCGCGTACGCCCACGTCGCGGTGGACTCGGCGGGCGAGACGGTCGGCTTCGCGCTCTGGTTCCTGAACTTCTCGACCTGGCGCGGTGTGCACGGCATCTACCTCGAAGACCTCTATGTACGCCCAGCCGCCCGGGGTGGTGGCCACGGCAAGGCGCTGCTCCGCGAGCTGGCCCGCATCTGCGTCGAGCGCGGGTATGCCCGCCTCGACTGGTGGGTGCTCGACTGGAACCCGGCTCGGTCGTTCTACGAGTCGCTGGGCGCGTCCGCCCTCACCGAATGGGTGCCCTACCGCCTCACGGATGACGCGCTCACCGCACTTGCCGCCGGCGAGTAA
- a CDS encoding MDR family MFS transporter, which translates to MRSIEQTGQSPITRADVGFRSARGPLLISLMLSIGLVAIDSTVIATAVPSVVASLGGFHQFPWLFSVYLLAQAVTVPIYGKLADLFGRKPMMLLGIGFFLVGSILCGFAWSMVALIIFRAVQGLGAGAIQPMSMTIVGDVYTTAERGKVQGYLASVWAISSVVGPTLGGVFSQFVDWRWIFFINIPLCLLAGVMLMRHLHEDVVRRKPVLDYRGAVLLTTGVTLLILGLLEGGEAWPWVSPAGIGVPAAGLALLVVFVFVERRAAEPVVPLWVFRRRILLTSSLVSAGVGIVLIGLTSYVPTYVQGVLGTGPLVAGFALATFTLGWPLAASLSGRAYMRFGFRTTAIIGSSVAITGCLLTAFLGTRTPVWVVGAVCFVVGLGMGWTAAPTLIAAQTTVGWSERGVVTAGNMFSRSVGSAVGVALFGAIANFVLPDLAAASSRVFLSVAVVAILMGAAVVAMPRTPVAAQQ; encoded by the coding sequence GTGCGGAGTATCGAGCAGACCGGCCAGTCACCCATTACTCGAGCTGATGTCGGCTTCCGGTCGGCCCGTGGTCCACTCCTCATCTCGCTGATGCTGTCCATCGGTCTGGTGGCGATCGACTCGACCGTCATCGCGACGGCCGTGCCCTCGGTCGTCGCGAGTCTCGGCGGGTTCCACCAGTTCCCGTGGCTGTTCTCGGTCTACCTGCTCGCGCAGGCCGTCACCGTGCCCATCTACGGCAAGCTCGCCGACCTGTTCGGCCGCAAGCCCATGATGCTGCTGGGCATCGGGTTCTTCCTGGTCGGCTCCATCCTGTGCGGCTTCGCCTGGTCCATGGTCGCCTTGATCATCTTCCGGGCGGTGCAGGGCCTGGGCGCCGGCGCCATCCAGCCGATGAGCATGACGATCGTCGGCGACGTCTACACGACCGCCGAACGAGGCAAGGTCCAGGGCTACCTCGCCAGCGTGTGGGCCATCTCGTCGGTGGTCGGCCCGACGCTCGGCGGCGTCTTCTCCCAGTTCGTCGACTGGCGGTGGATCTTCTTCATCAACATCCCGCTGTGCCTGCTCGCCGGCGTCATGCTCATGCGCCACCTCCACGAGGACGTCGTACGCCGGAAGCCGGTCCTGGACTATCGGGGCGCGGTCCTGCTCACCACCGGCGTGACGCTGCTGATCCTGGGGCTGCTCGAAGGCGGGGAGGCGTGGCCCTGGGTGTCGCCGGCCGGGATCGGCGTTCCCGCGGCCGGACTGGCGCTGCTCGTCGTCTTCGTGTTCGTGGAACGCCGGGCCGCCGAACCGGTGGTTCCGCTGTGGGTGTTCCGTCGGCGGATCCTGCTCACCAGCAGCCTGGTCTCGGCGGGCGTCGGCATCGTCCTCATCGGATTGACGTCGTACGTGCCCACCTACGTGCAGGGCGTACTCGGGACCGGGCCGCTCGTCGCGGGCTTCGCGCTGGCCACGTTCACCCTCGGCTGGCCGCTCGCCGCGTCGCTGTCCGGGCGGGCGTACATGCGGTTCGGGTTCCGCACCACGGCCATCATCGGAAGCTCGGTGGCGATCACCGGCTGCCTGCTGACCGCCTTCCTGGGTACGCGCACCCCGGTGTGGGTGGTCGGAGCGGTGTGCTTCGTCGTCGGCCTCGGCATGGGCTGGACGGCCGCCCCGACGCTCATCGCCGCGCAGACGACCGTCGGCTGGTCGGAGCGTGGGGTGGTCACCGCGGGCAACATGTTCTCCCGGTCGGTCGGCAGCGCGGTCGGGGTCGCGTTGTTCGGCGCCATCGCCAACTTCGTGCTGCCGGACCTGGCCGCGGCGTCCAGCCGCGTCTTCCTCTCCGTCGCGGTGGTCGCGATCCTCATGGGCGCGGCGGTCGTGGCGATGCCGCGTACGCCCGTCGCCGCTCAGCAATAG
- a CDS encoding thiamine pyrophosphate-dependent enzyme has product MLANVTTPQDLDERFRKTVAGLPVPAEPTAGWGELSPDRALRLFDAQMTSRHLDLAARWLRGFGEGYYTIGSSGHEGNAAVAEALRYSDPALLHYRSGAFYCVRAGQPADSGVDPVRDVLRGIVASAQEPISGGRHKVFGNRALNVVPTTSTIASHLPRAVGIGYAIERARAAATAQRKKSAAARVPVGSSELEAHVAGTLGTWPADAVVVCSFGDASVNHASAQAAFNAAGWCDHSGLKLPVLFVCEDNGLGISVKSPAGWIEASLRSKPGLRYSQADGTELAETYEAAREAADWVRRHRRPAVLHLRTVRLMGHAGADAELGYRTSREIEADAERDPLLLTAARLVASGLATPDELLARYDEIGWQVRKTAEEVMVEPKLATAAEVIAPLAPKRPLRVARVVSEAGERAAGPLAVKRGPAPNGPVTLAQAINATLADALVTNPAVVLFGEDVAAKGGVYGVTKGLREKFGPSRVFDTMLDETTILGLANGAGLGGLLPVPEIQYLAYLHNAEDQLRGEAASMTFFSTGRYRNPMVVRIAGLAYQEGFGGHFHNDNSLAVLRDIPGLVVACPARADDAAAMLRTCLAAGQADGTVSAFIEPIALYHTRDLYESGDGQWLAEYPPPNRWGATHVPIGRARTYGVGDADTLTIITFGNGLRMSLRVAAQLAEQGVGTRVVDLRWLSPLPEADVVREAAATGRVLIVDETRRSGGVAEGVLAALVDAGYVGAVRRVAAADTYIPLGPAARTVLVNEDMIMAAARSLLAV; this is encoded by the coding sequence ATGCTGGCCAACGTGACGACTCCTCAAGATCTCGACGAGCGGTTCCGGAAGACGGTCGCGGGCCTGCCCGTTCCGGCCGAGCCCACGGCCGGGTGGGGTGAGCTGTCCCCGGACCGGGCGCTGCGGCTGTTCGACGCGCAGATGACCAGCCGCCACCTGGACCTGGCGGCACGCTGGCTGCGCGGATTCGGCGAGGGTTATTACACGATCGGGTCCTCCGGCCACGAAGGCAACGCCGCCGTCGCCGAGGCGCTGCGCTACAGCGACCCGGCCCTGCTCCACTACCGCTCGGGCGCGTTCTACTGCGTACGCGCGGGACAGCCGGCGGACTCCGGCGTCGACCCCGTCCGGGACGTGCTGCGGGGCATCGTCGCGTCGGCGCAGGAGCCCATCTCGGGCGGCCGGCACAAGGTGTTCGGCAACCGCGCCCTCAACGTCGTCCCGACGACGTCCACGATCGCGTCGCACCTGCCCCGGGCGGTCGGCATCGGGTACGCCATCGAGCGCGCTCGCGCCGCGGCCACCGCCCAGCGGAAGAAGAGCGCTGCGGCTCGCGTACCAGTCGGATCGTCGGAGCTGGAAGCGCACGTGGCCGGAACCCTCGGCACCTGGCCGGCCGACGCGGTGGTGGTGTGCTCGTTCGGCGACGCGTCGGTGAACCACGCGTCGGCGCAGGCCGCGTTCAACGCGGCCGGCTGGTGCGACCACAGCGGCCTGAAGCTGCCCGTGTTGTTCGTCTGCGAGGACAACGGGCTCGGGATCAGCGTGAAGTCGCCCGCGGGCTGGATCGAGGCGAGTCTGCGGTCCAAGCCGGGCCTGCGGTACTCGCAGGCGGACGGCACCGAGCTGGCCGAGACCTACGAGGCGGCGCGCGAGGCGGCCGACTGGGTGCGCCGCCACCGGCGACCGGCGGTGCTGCACCTGCGCACGGTACGCCTCATGGGGCATGCGGGCGCGGACGCCGAACTGGGCTACCGGACGTCGCGGGAGATCGAGGCCGACGCCGAGCGTGATCCGCTGCTGCTGACCGCGGCCCGGCTGGTGGCCTCGGGCCTGGCCACGCCCGACGAGCTGCTGGCCCGCTACGACGAGATCGGTTGGCAGGTACGCAAGACGGCCGAGGAGGTCATGGTCGAGCCGAAGCTGGCCACGGCGGCCGAGGTGATCGCGCCGCTGGCGCCGAAACGGCCGCTGCGGGTGGCCCGGGTGGTGTCCGAGGCGGGGGAGCGCGCGGCGGGGCCGCTGGCGGTCAAACGCGGACCCGCGCCGAACGGCCCGGTGACGCTGGCCCAGGCGATCAACGCGACGCTGGCCGACGCCCTGGTCACCAACCCCGCCGTCGTGCTGTTCGGCGAGGACGTCGCGGCCAAGGGCGGCGTCTACGGGGTGACGAAGGGACTGCGGGAGAAGTTCGGGCCGAGTCGGGTTTTCGACACGATGCTCGACGAGACGACCATCCTCGGCCTGGCCAACGGCGCGGGGCTCGGCGGGCTGCTGCCCGTCCCGGAGATCCAGTACCTCGCGTACCTGCACAACGCGGAGGACCAGCTGCGCGGCGAGGCCGCCAGCATGACGTTCTTCTCGACCGGCCGCTACCGGAACCCGATGGTCGTGCGGATCGCCGGGCTGGCGTACCAGGAGGGCTTCGGCGGCCACTTCCACAACGACAACTCCCTGGCCGTGCTGCGCGACATCCCCGGCCTGGTGGTCGCCTGCCCGGCCCGCGCCGACGACGCCGCCGCGATGCTGCGGACCTGCCTCGCGGCCGGGCAGGCGGACGGCACGGTCAGCGCCTTCATCGAGCCCATCGCCCTCTACCACACGCGTGACCTCTACGAATCCGGCGACGGCCAATGGCTCGCGGAATACCCGCCGCCCAACCGCTGGGGCGCCACGCACGTGCCGATCGGGCGCGCCCGCACCTACGGGGTCGGCGACGCCGACACGCTCACGATCATCACCTTCGGCAACGGCCTGCGCATGTCGCTCCGGGTCGCGGCCCAGCTCGCGGAACAGGGGGTGGGCACGCGGGTGGTCGACCTGCGCTGGCTGTCCCCGCTGCCCGAGGCAGATGTGGTACGCGAGGCGGCGGCGACGGGGCGCGTCCTGATCGTCGACGAGACCCGCCGATCCGGGGGAGTGGCCGAAGGCGTCCTCGCGGCGTTGGTCGACGCCGGCTATGTCGGAGCCGTCCGCCGGGTCGCCGCCGCGGACACGTACATCCCGCTCGGCCCGGCCGCCAGAACGGTGCTGGTGAACGAAGACATGATCATGGCGGCCGCGCGTAGTTTGCTCGCTGTCTGA